The Mytilus trossulus isolate FHL-02 chromosome 13, PNRI_Mtr1.1.1.hap1, whole genome shotgun sequence genome has a segment encoding these proteins:
- the LOC134695281 gene encoding uncharacterized protein LOC134695281, whose translation MKASNPRNDVVQMKNIPNTNNHGETRLNVLLIMIESTSRINSVRYLRKTRKYLLETLDATELLGYNKVAKNTRPNMAALLTGDFIENSSCFKDSEGVDKCPFIWKEFSKLGYATHYGQDAVCTFYSYKYQIFGFKYQPTDYYDQPFHDANEKGNRKLTRLCYHGKSSSESVNERMFNIVSSLKDNPYFSLSKHIHMTHDSLTRAVTIDRLISKTLQRLHKNSLLNNTFLALFGDHGIRSGKVRPTFIGQLEERLPMMFIKTVKSQVMIGHLRDLNDTFTSLCLGEVNDSVSVLHT comes from the exons atgAAAGCATCTAATCCACGAAATGATGTcgtacaaatgaaaaatataccgAATACGAATAATCATGGAGAAACCCGTCTCAATGTGTTACTTATAATGATAGAGTCGACTTCAAGAATTAATTCTGTTCGATACTTACGCAAGactagaaaatatttgttgGAAACATTAGATGCAACTGAACTACTTGGATATAACAAAGTCGCTAAAAATACTAGACCAAATATGGCAGCCTTATTGACTGGGGATTTTATAGAAAACTCCTCGTGCTTTAAAGATTCAGAAGGAGTTGATAAATGTCCATTTATTTGGAAAGAGTTTTCAAAATTAGGCTATGCAACTCATTATGGACAGGATGCAGTATGCACATTTTActcttataaatatcaaatatttggcTTCAAATACCAACCAACAGATTATTATGATCAACCTTTTCATGACGCAAATGAAAAGGGTAACCGAAAATTAACGAGATTGTGCTATCATGGAAAATCGTCATCTGAATCCGTCAACGAAAGAATGTTTAATATAGTGTCAAGCTTAAAAGACAATCCGTATTTCTCATTGTCGAAGCATATACATATGACTCATGATAGTCTAACCCGTGCTGTAACTATTGACAGACTAATTTCTAAGACACTTCAAAGACTACACAAAAACAGTTTACTGAACAACACATTCCTCGCACTGTTCGGGGATCACGGTATAAGATCTGGTAAAGTTAGACCTACCTTTATTGGCCAATTAGAGGAGAGACTTCCAATGATGTTCAT AAAAACAGTGAAAAGTCAAGTCATGATAGGCCATTTGAGAGACCTCAATGATACATTTACCTCACTATGTCTAGGAGAAGTGAACGATTCTGTTTCAGTCCTTCACACCTAA